The genome window AATCCTAGCATTGATAGGGCAGTTTCACTTGTATTGCCTGGTTCATTTCATGGCGCATGTATCGTCCATATCCAACGAAACATGAAGGCGAAAGGGTTCAACGAATCTATCATCCCTATATATCTTAAAGCTGCTAAGGTGTATCGAACATCTGAATTCGAGCATTTAATGAATCAGTTGCGTAATGTCGACGGAGGTAGACCTTATGCTTATTTAGTTGAAGCTGGTTTCCATAGGTGGTCTAGAGCACTGTCTTCTGGTAAGAGATATAGTATCATGACGACGAACATTGCAGAGTGCTTGAATGCTATACTACGAGATGCTCGAAGTTTGCCGATTACAATGCTAGTTGAACAATTGCGTGCCAAATTGCAGGAATGGTTCAGTGCTCGTCGTAATAACGCAGCATCTGTCACTTCTTACCTATGTTGCGAGTGTGACAAGGAAGTTAGAAAGAGAAGCAATAGGTCACAACGACTAAATGTTCAACCGATAAGCCATAGTGAGTACTATGTACGAGATGGTGATCAAGATGGACAGGTTGATCTGCAAAACAAGACATGTTCATGCCGTGTGTTTGATCTTGACCAACTTCCTTGTGTACACGCATTGGCTGCATGTCGAGTTCGGAACATATCTTTTAATTCCTTGTGTTCTCCGTACTATACGAATGAGGCTCTAATGTTAGCTTATGCTGAAGCTATATACCCAGTAACTATTGAGGATCAACGCAAAGTTAGCGAGGACAACGTATTGCTCCCACCGGCGACTAGACGTCAAGGGGGGAGGCCAAGACAACGAAGGATCCCATCATCTGGTGAAACTATAGCAATGAGGATATGTTCCCGGTGTCGACAGCGAGGTCATAATCGTCAAACATGCAAAGAGCCAATCGCATTGACTCCAACATCATAGATGTAACATGCATTGACTCCAACATCATTAATGTTATgatttttgataaattcattaatCAGTTAACtgtattactcgaacagaaTCAATGTATTACTCCAACAGTTAAATGTTTTACTCGAATAGCCTGGACAATTACTCGAAATGGGCCATCATTTACTCGAATAGactcaacaaatactcgaacatgtgccACCAATTACTCGAATAGACCCAAGAAATACGCTAAATGGTACACCTATATACTCGAATATACTCAACAAAtgctcgaacatgtgaattacTCGATCATTTAATAggttactcgaacatgtgaatattatattactcgatcaaataagaaaagtaCTCGAACAAATATACATTATAGTATATTACTCGATGATAATAGgtaattactcgaacaaatgtACCTTGCATTACTCGAACCAATATTTGTATTACACTGAGTTATATACAATTTAATaggatgaaaataaatatttacaaaagtAAGTTAAAAATGTTGTCCGTATGACTCGATTGCGAATTTCCTCCTGTAAAACATCATGTCTGTCTGATTAATAAGTTGTATTGGCATTCCTGCACTCAATACCTCTATAAATTTTATTGTGAACATCCCACAATCTCCCCTGTAAAACATAagatagcatatatgttacaaaaatatataaacgtTAACCaccatgaaaaatttatctaacaCTGGAAACATTTACCCGGTCTCTTGCTGAGGAACAACTTGCAATCTATGAGCAGGCCATGGGGCGACTCCTGCATCAATCCCACCCAAACGAAGGATGTATGGCAACATAGTCCTCAACGGTTTCATATGATTATTGCAATCCTCCTTGCTGGTGATTGAAATTTTGGGATCATATACATTGATCCATTTGTTGCCAACTTCAACCTCAATTGCAACCCAATGGATATTTCTCCAGTTCATGGGAAAGTAAATGTAATCTACACCATTCAATGGTATGGACCCTTCAGGGTTTTTTCCAGAAATATAGTGCTCAAAGACTTCATGTTTGTCCCATTCTCCAACATTATGAGGATCTTTAGTGAACTCATTAAAGTGGGATTCAACTGATACCTGTAAAATGtactatattattttttctcaaatactcgaacatccgactaaactactcgaacatgtgaaataaaatactccaacatatgaaataaaaatactcgaacatccgactagaatactcgaacatgtgaattaaaatactcgaacaactgactaaaaaactcgatcatgtatcttaaaaaactcgaacatgtgaaataaaatactcgaacatccgactaaactactcgaacatgtgaattaaaatactcgaacaactgactaaaaaactcgatcatgtatcttaaaaaactcgaacatgtgaaataaaatactcgaacatatgaaataaaaatactcgaacatccgactaaactactcgaacatgtgaattaaaatactcgaacaactgactaaaaaactcgatcatgtatcttaaaaaactcgaacatgtgaaataaaatactcgaacatatgaaataaaaatactcgaacatccgactaaaatactcgaacatatgaaataaaatactcaaacatccgactaaaatactcgaacatgtgaactaatatactcgaacatcaagttCAACAACTCGAACATCTAACAAACATACTCGAACACACATATAAAATACTTACAGTGAATATAGTGTCCAACAGCACAACCTTCTTCTTGAATATGGCAGGGTATTGCTTGATCCTCTTCATGAGGAGGTACATTGCGACGTCCATATGCTACAAAATCAAAGATAACTATAAGTAACTATtacgaataattttttttttaaatatggttatatatatgttacctgGTCTGTCAACCAGTAATCGGGTGTCATTGCGTTGATAAACCAATTTTTGTATAACTTCTTTCCACCAACAACCAAATAAGATGTATCCTCAGCCCTGTTTCTTACCCATGCTTCAAATCCTTGTCTCCAAAGAGTCGAATACGACCTCTTTAAATTGATTGGCCAAGGACCATCAATATTTTGGTTGGTGCTTCTTTCTTGTGATTAACACTCTGTTCGcattggattatatatatttacacgtCTCGATGTGGAACCTCTTTTTCTTCCCCGTGTAAATGTGTACTTGGCTTTTGGAATCTCTTCAACTCCAATTGAACTTTTGTCTGTCATTGGCTGTTCAAACACTTGTTCTGTGAGATCCATCAATCCAGCAACTACGGCTGCATCCTCAACATCATCGGCATGTCTAACAGGGGAAACTGTCTTTCCCTCATTGTCCTCCTCCTCTTTATCCGCATCATACGTTTCCTCCTGGTCCTCTTTTTTATCCTCATCATGCGTTCCCTCATCATTcttttcaccctcatcatcctttccctcatcatccttttcaccctcatcctttccctcgtcatccttttcaccctcatcatcctttccctcgtcatcctttccctcgtcatccttttcaccctcatcatcctttcccTCATCCTCATTCTCATCCTTTTCATCTTGATTTCCATCCTtatcctcctttttctcccaaTTTCCTTTTAACACTGCCAGACCTTCGTAAATTGCCTTGGTAGTCTCAAAAAAACCAGTAATGCtttcaacaatttcctttttcatGTCCAAAAGTTGACCACCATGCTCTCCCAACTTCTGCTCTATGGCATCGAACTTGGCCTTCAATATCAAATTCCCTCCAGctttatgtgcatgtgcatgCTCGATGTGATCATCCCTTCTCTTcgttcttttctcttttctcattttttcttcAACATTAACATTGTAATCCCTCCTTCTCTtagttcttctctcttttctctgtttctcttcttcatcttcttcagacttatctctgcttcttttaatttctcttttcttaattCTCTTCATAACCTCCCTAACATAATCCTTCTCCAGCTCAGCCTCCGTTGGCACTAGAGCATCATGAACCTCAATCTGTGAAGATTAAAACAAAGTGATGAGTGAAATTagaacaccaaaatacaaatactcgaacatcaacctacaactactcgaacatgttaCTATAAATACTCAACTATAAaactacaaatactcgaacataagaCTAAAACTACCCgaacaacaaattttattaaacattttaacTTCACTAACCTTTATCAGTTCAAATACATCTGACACGATGTCATCTGAAGTAGGGGTTTGATTCCCTGAGTACTTGAGTATTCTGGGGTGTGTTTCACCACATTTGGTGGCATACCTCTGGGCTATAATGGGTACAATTTCATACGCCCAAatcttcaaataatcaaaaaaaatattggtaaactattattacaataaataataaacagaacacaaatagaatgatcttttttttttttacctggagTACTATTGGCATTCCATAAAGGCTGTATGTCTCCTTTGCCTTACCCTTACTCAAGTATTTTTCAGCCCTTCCAATCATGGCACATGCAAGAGAGGTAGCAGTACGTTCGTAGCAAACGCTTCCCCATGGATATTGGttgaaggcatccaaatcatccaCAAGTTGGAGCCACTTAATATTAATggcatttcttctctctctaggcatcaatacagactcaacaaaatacaccaaagctaacttcaaagcatcatgaGCATTATCACATTTATCGAATGCCTCTTCCAGCTCAGCTCTGCTTACATTGGTCCCCTTCCCCTTACCCTTGCCCTTTCcacatttttcttcaaaataaagggATTTTAGCCTATTAACAGATGTATCAACCAGACTTGACACATCGGGCACAGATTCTGTACATAATAGTCCGGTGATAATCGCAAAATCTTCAATACCAAATGTGCACTTCTTTCCACCAATATTGAAATGCAATCTTTCTCCAAAATCACCCTGGGGAGAAACAATTTGACTTAGTAGAAGCTGGTGTATCAGTTGTGAAGAACAACTGATGTCATGTACATCCAGCATCATGCCAAAGCATGATTGCCTAAAAACCTCAAGTT of Tripterygium wilfordii isolate XIE 37 chromosome 13, ASM1340144v1, whole genome shotgun sequence contains these proteins:
- the LOC120012808 gene encoding uncharacterized protein LOC120012808, producing the protein MNWRNIHWVAIEVEVGNKWINVYDPKISITSKEDCNNHMKPLRTMLPYILRLGGIDAGVAPWPAHRLQVVPQQETGGDCGMFTIKFIEVLSAGMPIQLINQTDMMFYRRKFAIESYGQHF